The Candidatus Eisenbacteria bacterium genomic interval CTGATCAGGGACACGACAGGCCCCTATTCTCCATTGCCGGTAAGTTCTTCTTAGGGCAGGCATAGTATTACATGGCCCATCCGCCGTCAACATTCAATACCTGGCCTGTTATGTATGAGGCTTCATTCGATGCAAAAAAGAGGACGGCATTTGCCACGTCCTGCGGGGCTCCGGCCTGTCCTCCCGGAATCAGTCTAAACAGGTCCTCCCTGGCCTTTTCTGAAAGAGCTTGAGTCATCGGAGTATCAATAAAACCGGGCGCGATCGCGTTTACCGTGATTCCTCTTGAGGCCACCTCCTTGGCCACAGATTTCGTGAACCCGATTATTCCTGCCTTTGAAGCAGAATAGTTCGCCTGGCCCGCATTTCCCCTCATTCCGACTACGGACGTGATGTTCACTATTCTTCCGTATCTCTGCCTGGCCATCTGCTTCAACACCGCCCTTGTACAATTGAACGTTCCCTTCAGATTCACGTTTATCACCAGGTCCCAGTCCGACTCGCTCATCCTGAGGAGGAGCGAATCTCTCGTCACGCCGGCATTGTTGACGAGGATGTGGACCGGCGAGAAAGTGCGCTCTGCTTCCTCAGCCAGCCCTTCACTCTCTTCCGAACGGGATACGTCAACTTTACAGAAATGACCTCCAGTCCCTATCTTCTTGATCTCATCCGCTGTCCTCTGCCCCTCTTCCCCATTCATGTCGGCAACGACCACATTCGCACCTTCGCCGGCAAACGAAAGGCAGATTGCCTTACCGATTCCCTGGGCACCGCCCGTCACTATGACCGTTTTTCTCTCAATTCCGCTCATAGGAAAGACCTATGACAGTCATCACATTTTACTTGAGACAAACGTCTTAACTTTATCTAGTGTTTGAGATAATGAATCGGGAGTGTCCGTCGAATATACCTCGGCAGACCGGTCGATCGACCTCATGAGCCCCTTGAGCACTGTCCCGGGACCTGCCTCGACGAACACCTTAACTCCTTCGCCGGCCATACTCCTCATGGATTCTTCCCATCTGACGGGAGAAAGAAGCTGCTCTCCAAGGGAGCTCCTTATTTCCTCGGGCATGACAACCTCGGCCGCCGAGCAGTTCGCAATCACGGGGAAAGAAGCTTTCCTGATTTTGAACTGTAATAGTGCTTCTCTGAGCCCGGCCGCGGCGGACTCCATCAGTTCGGAATGGAAGGCACCGCTCACTTCCAGCTGCACGGCTTTCTTGGCTCCCCTCTCCTTGGCGAGAACCACTGCTCTCTCAACTGCGGGGATATCCCCGGAGAGAACCACCTGGCTCGGAGAGTTAAGATTCGCAAGAGAAAGAACTCCATCCCCTCTTGCCTCGCCGCAGAGAAGCTCGATCTCTCTAACCGGCATGCCGAGGATTGCGGCCATTCCTCCGGGCCGCTCAAGACCGGCCTCAAACATCAGCTCTCCTCTTCGTCTCACAAGGAGAAGGCCGTCCTCAAAACTCATCGCACCTGCGCAGACAAGCGCCGAGTATTCGCCCAAGCTGTGACCTGCGGCCAACGCAGGACGGATTTCCGCATCGAAGAGAAGCTGGCTCACGGCAATTGAGTGAATCAGAATTGCCGGCTGGGTGTTTACCGTCTTCCTCAGCTCCTCCTCAGGCCCTTCAAACGAGAGTTTCGCTATGTCAAAGTTCAGAATGTCGTTTGCCTTGTCGTAAAGCTCCCGGACACTGCGGAAAGTGTCATAGAGCGTCTTTCCCATTCCGACGTATTGCGACCCTTGGCCGGGAAAGAGAAAAGCCAGCTTTTCGCTTCCTGTTTCGCCTAGCATCTTATGACACACCCTCCCCAGGTGAACCCTCCTCCAAATGCAGCCAGCACGATGAGGTCTCCCTTTTTCACCCTGCCGCTCTTCCTGGCCTCATTTAGGGCCATGGGAATTGAGGCAGCAGAGGTGTTTCCGTATTTCTCAAGGGTGACAAGAACCTTGTCCATCGGAATGCCAAGCCTTTTTGCAGTCGCCTGAATGATCCTGAGGTTCGCCTGGTGCGGTATCAAGAGCGAGATTTCGTCTGCAGAAATGCCGGCCTTAGCTATGGCTTCCTCAGCTATATCACCCATGGCGCGCACCGCACTCTTGAAGACTTCATTCCCCTTCATCTTGAGGAAGTGAAGTCCATTCTCGACGCTTTCCTTGGATGCAGGAATTCTGGATCCCCCTGCAGGCAGCTCAAGAAGGGAACCAAGAGTCCCGTCACTTCCGAGGCAGATAGAGAGTATGCCGGCATCGTCTCCGCAGGGCCTGAGAACAGCAGCTCCCGCACCGTCGCCGAAAAGGACACATGTGTTCCTGTCATTCCAGTCTGTGATCTTTGAAAGTGTCTCGACGCCCACAACGAGGATCGTTTCAGCTTCTCCGGCTGCAATCATCACTCTTCCTATCGAGAGTCCATAGATGAACCCGGAGCAAGCAGCGCTTATGTCAAATGCACAGGCCTTGGAAGCGCCGAGAAGCTCCTGAAGGGTGCATGCCGCCGAGGGAAAAAGCCTGTCCGGTGTTATTGTCCCGACAATTATGCGGTCGATCTCCTCGGGCTTCATTCCCGCATCATCAAGTGCTTCGCGAGAAGCCGCGAAAGCCATGTCCGATGAGGCAGTCTTATCGTCCGCAATCCTTCTCTCCCTGATTCCTGTTCTCGTAACAATCCATTCATCAGTCGTATCCACCATTTTCTCCAGATCCTGATTCGTGAGGACCTTTGGAGGCGCATACGAGCCGGTTCCTGCTATTTTCGCATTCCTAAAAGCCTTCACCTGTCCCTCCGAAGACCTTAAGTTCCTTTCGGATATGATCGTTTACTCTGTTTTCAACTACTCTTGCGGCTACCTTGATAGCATTCATTATCGCTTTTGCAGAGGAACGTCCATGTCCTATTATGCAGACCCCGTTCACTCCGAGAAGAGGCGCTCCGCCGTATTCGGCATAGTCTAGCTGCTGCCGAAAACGCCTGAAAGCCGGCTTGAGGAGTGCAGAGCCCAGCCTGGCAATAACGCTCTTGGCTACCTGCTCGCTGATGGCAGAGCTCAAGAGGCCTTCGACGCTCTCAGCAACTTTCAACACGACGTTTCCAGTGAACCCGTCGCAGACCACTACATCTGCGCCGCCCCCGAAAATATCCGTTCCCTCGATGTTTCCAACAAAATTAAGACCGCTATGAGCCAGGAGCTTGTGGGTGTTCTGAGCCAGCTCGTTTCCTTTCG includes:
- the fabD gene encoding ACP S-malonyltransferase: MLGETGSEKLAFLFPGQGSQYVGMGKTLYDTFRSVRELYDKANDILNFDIAKLSFEGPEEELRKTVNTQPAILIHSIAVSQLLFDAEIRPALAAGHSLGEYSALVCAGAMSFEDGLLLVRRRGELMFEAGLERPGGMAAILGMPVREIELLCGEARGDGVLSLANLNSPSQVVLSGDIPAVERAVVLAKERGAKKAVQLEVSGAFHSELMESAAAGLREALLQFKIRKASFPVIANCSAAEVVMPEEIRSSLGEQLLSPVRWEESMRSMAGEGVKVFVEAGPGTVLKGLMRSIDRSAEVYSTDTPDSLSQTLDKVKTFVSSKM
- the fabG gene encoding 3-oxoacyl-[acyl-carrier-protein] reductase; this encodes MSGIERKTVIVTGGAQGIGKAICLSFAGEGANVVVADMNGEEGQRTADEIKKIGTGGHFCKVDVSRSEESEGLAEEAERTFSPVHILVNNAGVTRDSLLLRMSESDWDLVINVNLKGTFNCTRAVLKQMARQRYGRIVNITSVVGMRGNAGQANYSASKAGIIGFTKSVAKEVASRGITVNAIAPGFIDTPMTQALSEKAREDLFRLIPGGQAGAPQDVANAVLFFASNEASYITGQVLNVDGGWAM
- a CDS encoding beta-ketoacyl-ACP synthase III, yielding MKAFRNAKIAGTGSYAPPKVLTNQDLEKMVDTTDEWIVTRTGIRERRIADDKTASSDMAFAASREALDDAGMKPEEIDRIIVGTITPDRLFPSAACTLQELLGASKACAFDISAACSGFIYGLSIGRVMIAAGEAETILVVGVETLSKITDWNDRNTCVLFGDGAGAAVLRPCGDDAGILSICLGSDGTLGSLLELPAGGSRIPASKESVENGLHFLKMKGNEVFKSAVRAMGDIAEEAIAKAGISADEISLLIPHQANLRIIQATAKRLGIPMDKVLVTLEKYGNTSAASIPMALNEARKSGRVKKGDLIVLAAFGGGFTWGGCVIRC